In Fibrobacter sp. UWB5, a single window of DNA contains:
- a CDS encoding glycoside hydrolase has translation MMGIGKDFKVSGVALAAFCLAGLFAPAHAQTKVVVDPGKKYQVFEGWGTSLCWWAVKAGAWSEANRSKLLGAIADPDTGLGYTIFRYNIGGGDQPGHNHLDKGDGGANVPGYKPTEKGDFDWTADPYQRTIAIELSKRVKSPIFEAFSNSPPWWMTKSGCVSGSSDGSDNLKEDYFDDFADYLSEVALHFKKEWGITFRTVEPFNEPSAGWWKSNGGQEGCGFKNNQTKMIVELGKALQKKGLFPETSVSAADETNIGDALNQFNKYSSEALSYMFQVNTHSYSGGDNRAKLFNAAFAKDKKVWQSETGPLHKSGDENIALWMAGVILADLRDMKASAWVDWQIGDPAENWRSLALNHSKQTFSPNARYYMHAAFSRYIRPGSRIIDSDNGNTLAALTPEGALVLIVRNSGSSDVKYEFDLGEFVKIGTSAKVARFELPGSLTKQSDIVVSGKALSMTAKSNTITTMVIEGAEGGVCKPDTIIPYVKVHNGGWNETTDVQVNKGDSLVIGPHPWEGGRWVWSGPNNFTSTDREIRFKNLDGKSSGYYKAVHTNASGCDASVTIKVVVDDPENPFVEPDTTQEDSTTAIRNRNLAGFEIGPNEPIQVFDMQGRFLGHSLKQAPGTYLVRQGKNLRQVRIK, from the coding sequence ATGATGGGTATTGGTAAAGATTTTAAAGTTTCGGGCGTGGCCCTTGCCGCGTTCTGTTTAGCAGGTTTATTTGCCCCTGCGCATGCACAGACTAAGGTGGTCGTGGACCCTGGCAAAAAGTATCAGGTTTTCGAGGGCTGGGGCACGAGTCTCTGCTGGTGGGCCGTGAAGGCGGGCGCCTGGAGCGAGGCGAACCGCAGCAAGCTTCTGGGTGCGATTGCCGACCCCGACACGGGTCTGGGCTACACGATTTTCCGCTACAACATCGGCGGCGGTGACCAGCCGGGCCATAACCATTTGGACAAGGGTGACGGCGGCGCGAACGTTCCCGGCTACAAGCCTACCGAAAAGGGCGATTTCGACTGGACGGCCGATCCGTACCAGCGCACAATCGCGATTGAACTTTCTAAACGCGTGAAGAGCCCGATTTTCGAGGCGTTCAGCAATTCGCCCCCGTGGTGGATGACCAAGAGCGGCTGCGTTTCGGGCAGTAGCGACGGTAGCGACAACCTCAAGGAAGACTATTTCGACGACTTCGCGGACTACCTCTCCGAAGTGGCGCTGCATTTCAAGAAGGAATGGGGAATCACGTTCCGCACGGTGGAACCGTTCAACGAGCCGAGTGCTGGCTGGTGGAAGTCCAATGGCGGGCAGGAAGGTTGCGGCTTCAAGAACAACCAGACGAAGATGATTGTGGAACTCGGCAAGGCGCTTCAGAAGAAGGGCCTGTTCCCCGAGACTTCGGTGAGTGCTGCCGACGAGACGAACATCGGCGATGCCCTGAACCAGTTCAACAAGTACAGTTCCGAAGCGCTCTCTTACATGTTCCAGGTGAACACGCACAGCTATTCCGGCGGCGACAACCGCGCAAAGCTTTTCAATGCGGCGTTCGCGAAAGACAAGAAGGTTTGGCAGTCCGAAACGGGCCCGCTTCACAAGAGCGGCGACGAGAACATTGCGCTCTGGATGGCGGGCGTGATTCTTGCAGACCTGCGCGACATGAAGGCGAGTGCCTGGGTGGATTGGCAGATTGGCGATCCGGCCGAGAACTGGCGTAGTCTCGCGCTGAACCACAGCAAGCAGACTTTCAGCCCGAATGCGCGTTACTATATGCATGCCGCATTCAGCCGCTACATCCGTCCGGGCTCCCGCATTATCGATAGCGACAACGGCAACACGCTCGCGGCACTCACGCCCGAGGGAGCGCTGGTGCTTATCGTGCGCAATAGCGGTTCTAGCGACGTGAAGTATGAATTCGACCTGGGTGAATTCGTGAAGATTGGCACGAGCGCGAAGGTGGCGCGGTTCGAACTGCCGGGCAGCCTCACCAAGCAATCCGATATCGTGGTTTCGGGCAAGGCGCTTTCGATGACCGCGAAGTCCAACACGATTACCACGATGGTGATCGAAGGCGCCGAAGGTGGCGTCTGCAAGCCGGATACAATTATCCCGTATGTGAAGGTGCATAACGGCGGCTGGAACGAGACTACCGATGTTCAGGTAAATAAGGGCGACTCGCTGGTGATTGGCCCGCATCCGTGGGAAGGTGGCCGCTGGGTTTGGAGTGGTCCGAACAATTTCACCTCGACCGATCGCGAAATCCGCTTCAAGAATCTTGACGGAAAATCGAGCGGTTACTATAAGGCGGTGCACACAAATGCCTCGGGCTGCGATGCTTCTGTAACCATCAAGGTGGTGGTGGACGACCCGGAAAATCCGTTCGTGGAGCCGGACACGACTCAGGAAGATTCGACGACGGCGATAAGGAATCGCAACCTTGCGGGCTTCGAAATTGGGCCGAACGAGCCAATTCAGGTCTTTGATATGCAGGGCCGATTCTTGGGGCATTCTTTAAAGCAGGCTCCGGGAACTTACCTTGTCCGACAGGGTAAAAACTTGCGTCAGGTGCGAATCAAGTAG
- a CDS encoding cysteine peptidase family C39 domain-containing protein, whose protein sequence is MRLIRQPQNSTLCGIACVAMIAEKSLTVVIQKAIDLFKWDPKTVKTNSRTSRNDILRLLAKYGFSQRNTFKNFSSWDNIEGLNLVAVRYSPKTGNWHWVVAKRNKTTLKIYDPQKELPIEYREKEKPDGRTYRGKWFLKIK, encoded by the coding sequence ATGCGTTTAATCCGCCAGCCACAAAACTCAACTTTATGTGGCATTGCCTGTGTTGCAATGATTGCAGAAAAATCACTTACTGTTGTAATCCAAAAAGCAATAGATTTATTTAAATGGGATCCCAAAACAGTGAAGACAAATTCCAGAACCAGCAGGAACGATATTCTCAGATTACTTGCAAAATATGGGTTTTCCCAAAGGAATACTTTTAAAAATTTTTCCTCGTGGGATAATATTGAAGGACTGAATTTAGTAGCGGTCCGATACAGCCCCAAAACAGGAAATTGGCATTGGGTAGTGGCAAAACGAAATAAAACAACTTTGAAAATATACGACCCTCAAAAAGAATTACCAATAGAATATCGAGAAAAAGAAAAGCCCGATGGCAGAACCTATCGGGGGAAATGGTTTCTAAAAATTAAGTAG
- a CDS encoding DEAD/DEAH box helicase family protein — protein MKSVKLKFDSNQQYQIDAVNAVVDLFDGLSKQEDREFTLTNEGDAELRQSMSETIANTDEIFDELWLLENMVQIQQRNNIQPQADLSEPNSGETLLLEDYSYPEFTVNMETGTGKTYVYLRTIYELRARYGFKKFIIVVPSVAIYEGVVSSFEATKEHFRTLFKEYPGTVPLDIIQYDGDVACCSDFARADCTEIMLLTIASFNKIKNVIFKETDQLMGGKLPIEYIQETRPILILDEVQNYQTDTARRALRTLHPLFSIGYSATPGKTPPNLIYNLTPFAAMQMNLVKKIEICGKQEEEAMSEDPGFFKVQNVSKGKPITVTLEVLVKEAGVLKRDFKTFKTGESLKQKTKNDAYGDLTIENIVAKKGDESVEINGMRFLLNEYSCANLSREAVFREMIRETIKAHIEKENILQQYGYKAKVLSLFFVDKVANYIGKDALIKKIFNEEFEQLKADSECLKKISAEDVQAAYFAKKQTSKKGESEFFDLGEDGGSNDAERQAEKEAYQLIMRNKEKLLSSDNPVHFIFAHSALREGWDNPNVFQICSLREITSENSRRQSIGRGLRLPVQEGTKDKPELAGTRIQDPYVNKLTLIAHEDFNRYVAELYKEYQQDGCEDDLRESFANARKKKIVKRTKMFQSSEFNELWNKMNRKTEYQIHINKDALVKTAIREIDKIEFKPPQIITTRGIYKATRYRFTLLEITQSKMAKFSVEISDTDGRSYEKNKIEFCVREKDSFPSGFDSLLESIQVLKINAQKGFVELSKRAEPLEIDIPVEIEALTVVKPDSADDTQESAEAEVKNLPIPNILSRVAKEVPLTRRTILEIFKGIKVEKQDAFLLNPEAFIGKFIESLKEVLANHIAENIEYTPSDTPTGLNSEEMFPKTVLYPMGELVPANEKRSIYNQIQVDSDVEKNFVHKLNTCTLGSGNVSLYFKFPGNYKIYAPKIIQNYNPDWAIARIDDLEHKLILVRETKGTSIIKNLPHTSEARKIVCGAKHFEAIGVDYDFVDDKEERWYETIHHNLAQYLLNEPDTNIIPVKTYQMAQQEYSNVAEKPKPYKA, from the coding sequence ATGAAATCGGTAAAGCTAAAGTTTGATTCTAATCAGCAATATCAGATAGATGCTGTAAACGCAGTTGTCGATTTGTTTGATGGCTTGTCAAAACAAGAAGACCGTGAATTTACGCTAACAAATGAAGGCGATGCTGAACTGCGCCAAAGCATGTCAGAAACGATAGCCAATACAGACGAAATTTTCGATGAATTGTGGTTACTCGAAAATATGGTTCAAATACAGCAACGGAACAATATTCAACCGCAAGCCGACTTATCAGAACCAAACTCGGGCGAAACGCTCTTGCTAGAAGATTATTCATATCCTGAATTTACCGTAAATATGGAAACGGGTACAGGAAAGACCTACGTGTATCTTAGGACAATCTATGAATTGCGCGCTAGATATGGATTTAAAAAATTTATTATAGTCGTTCCGTCAGTAGCAATTTATGAAGGTGTAGTTTCTTCGTTCGAAGCAACGAAGGAGCATTTTCGAACGTTGTTTAAAGAATACCCGGGAACAGTCCCCTTAGATATAATTCAATATGATGGTGATGTGGCGTGCTGTAGCGATTTCGCTCGTGCAGACTGTACTGAAATCATGCTGTTGACAATTGCATCATTCAATAAAATAAAAAATGTCATATTTAAAGAAACAGATCAATTAATGGGAGGGAAGCTTCCTATTGAATATATTCAGGAAACCCGACCAATATTGATTCTTGATGAAGTTCAAAATTATCAAACAGACACCGCTCGGCGTGCTTTGCGAACCTTGCATCCTCTATTCAGCATTGGATATTCCGCAACTCCAGGCAAAACACCGCCAAATCTAATTTATAATTTGACGCCTTTTGCTGCTATGCAAATGAACTTGGTCAAGAAGATTGAAATTTGTGGCAAGCAAGAAGAAGAGGCCATGTCTGAAGATCCTGGATTCTTTAAGGTTCAAAATGTTTCTAAAGGTAAACCCATTACGGTAACGCTTGAAGTTCTTGTCAAAGAAGCTGGTGTTCTTAAACGAGATTTCAAAACATTTAAAACAGGCGAATCGTTGAAACAAAAAACAAAAAACGATGCCTATGGCGACTTGACTATTGAAAATATTGTCGCAAAGAAAGGCGACGAGTCCGTTGAAATTAACGGAATGAGGTTCCTTCTCAATGAATATAGCTGCGCAAATTTGTCAAGAGAAGCCGTATTCCGTGAAATGATACGTGAAACTATTAAGGCGCACATTGAAAAAGAAAATATTTTACAGCAATATGGATATAAAGCAAAAGTACTAAGCCTTTTCTTTGTAGATAAGGTTGCTAATTATATTGGAAAAGACGCTCTTATCAAAAAAATATTCAATGAAGAGTTTGAACAACTGAAAGCAGATTCAGAATGTTTAAAGAAAATCAGTGCAGAAGATGTTCAAGCTGCATATTTTGCCAAAAAACAAACATCCAAAAAAGGCGAAAGTGAGTTTTTTGATTTAGGAGAAGACGGCGGCAGCAATGATGCTGAACGTCAGGCCGAGAAAGAAGCGTATCAGCTAATTATGCGGAATAAGGAGAAACTTCTTTCTTCTGATAATCCGGTTCATTTTATATTTGCTCATTCCGCTCTTAGAGAAGGTTGGGACAACCCAAATGTTTTCCAAATCTGTTCGCTTAGAGAGATTACTAGCGAAAATAGTCGAAGACAATCTATTGGACGAGGCCTACGTCTTCCCGTCCAAGAAGGAACTAAGGATAAGCCAGAACTTGCTGGGACTCGTATTCAAGACCCGTATGTTAATAAACTGACTTTGATAGCGCATGAAGATTTTAATCGTTATGTGGCCGAATTGTATAAGGAATATCAACAAGATGGTTGTGAAGACGACCTTCGCGAAAGTTTTGCTAACGCTCGAAAGAAGAAAATTGTTAAACGAACGAAAATGTTCCAGAGTTCTGAATTTAACGAACTATGGAATAAAATGAACCGTAAGACAGAGTATCAAATCCATATAAATAAAGATGCTTTAGTTAAAACAGCCATTAGGGAAATTGATAAAATTGAATTTAAGCCACCTCAAATTATTACAACGCGAGGTATTTACAAAGCTACTCGCTACAGGTTTACTCTTTTAGAGATTACTCAGTCGAAAATGGCGAAGTTTTCTGTAGAAATTAGCGATACAGATGGCCGCTCTTATGAAAAGAACAAGATTGAGTTTTGCGTAAGAGAAAAGGATTCGTTCCCATCGGGATTTGATTCACTGTTAGAATCTATTCAGGTGCTAAAGATTAATGCGCAAAAGGGTTTTGTTGAATTATCCAAAAGAGCGGAACCTCTAGAAATAGACATACCTGTAGAAATTGAAGCCCTAACGGTTGTGAAGCCTGATTCTGCTGATGATACGCAGGAATCTGCTGAGGCAGAAGTGAAAAATTTACCCATTCCGAATATTTTGAGTCGGGTTGCAAAGGAAGTTCCTTTAACGCGTAGGACTATACTTGAAATTTTTAAGGGAATTAAAGTAGAAAAGCAGGATGCGTTCCTCTTGAATCCAGAGGCTTTTATCGGGAAGTTTATTGAATCCTTGAAAGAAGTTCTTGCAAATCATATTGCAGAGAATATAGAGTATACTCCCAGCGACACGCCCACAGGATTGAATTCTGAAGAAATGTTCCCCAAAACAGTTCTTTATCCTATGGGAGAACTAGTTCCGGCGAATGAAAAGAGATCAATCTATAATCAAATACAAGTGGATTCTGATGTAGAAAAGAACTTTGTCCATAAACTTAATACATGTACCCTTGGATCTGGAAATGTGTCTCTTTATTTTAAGTTTCCGGGAAATTACAAAATTTATGCCCCTAAAATTATACAGAATTACAATCCAGATTGGGCTATAGCTCGTATAGATGATTTGGAACATAAACTTATTCTTGTTCGAGAAACGAAGGGAACGTCTATTATCAAGAATTTGCCTCATACAAGTGAAGCTCGAAAAATTGTTTGTGGAGCGAAACATTTTGAAGCTATCGGCGTAGACTACGATTTTGTCGATGACAAGGAAGAACGATGGTATGAAACAATCCATCATAATTTGGCTCAATATTTGTTAAACGAGCCGGATACGAATATTATTCCAGTCAAAACATACCAGATGGCTCAACAAGAATATTCTAATGTTGCAGAAAAGCCTAAACCCTATAAGGCTTAA
- a CDS encoding site-specific DNA-methyltransferase, producing the protein MLRNSFIQATAPKDEKMELLKQAFPDFFKDGKIDINAVKDFVGEENFNESDLGYGLYWPGKREAKILARKPAEGTLKPVVGDGVDEENTKNIYIEGDNLEVLRCLKNSYKGRVKMIYIDPPYNTGKDFIYRDKFEEPVEDFLKATGQMDETGVVLVSNPKSNGAYHRRWLNMMYSRLQLARELLTKDGVIFISIDDNELANLKLLCDEIFGEANLCGQWNWFKSATPPNLSKKIKKNVEYILAYHAGENDEVFSGVKKTSSSNDPITKPQNTIKQLSFKSGVLHTKLPDGIYKKGTYGTDKFPNTLLNDLIVKNGVNQNDVTFSNKFIWVQEKLDEEIENGTYIELSKSLVISYKKADYRPEVPPNFIDDTVSVDTTENAGTMLTNLFGGSKVFDYPKPISLIAYLTNFFIKSNENAIIVDFFSGSATAAHAIMQLNADDLGNRKFIMVQLPVELSNLDDTENEAIKFLNTIKKPPTICEIGKERIRRAGKKILEEHPELKGKIDVGFKVYREAKSNLEPYKPVKNDSKNSLNDLFQELEKQVTPLRKGWTKEGLLTEIMLRQGFALDSIKESLKSLKKNDVICIKDDRFEGRLIVCLDDKIHKDTILSLQLGDDDLFVCLDSAIDDENYCQLSDKGRIATI; encoded by the coding sequence ATGTTAAGGAACTCTTTTATTCAAGCAACAGCTCCCAAAGATGAAAAAATGGAACTACTGAAGCAGGCGTTCCCAGACTTTTTTAAGGACGGGAAGATTGATATTAATGCAGTAAAAGATTTTGTTGGAGAGGAAAACTTCAATGAATCTGATTTAGGTTATGGTTTGTATTGGCCTGGAAAACGCGAGGCTAAAATTTTGGCAAGAAAACCGGCTGAAGGTACATTGAAACCGGTTGTTGGAGATGGTGTTGACGAAGAAAATACAAAGAATATTTATATCGAGGGCGATAATTTAGAGGTTTTGCGTTGCTTGAAAAATAGCTATAAGGGCCGAGTAAAAATGATTTACATTGACCCCCCGTATAATACCGGCAAGGATTTTATTTATCGAGATAAATTTGAAGAACCTGTGGAAGATTTTCTTAAGGCTACAGGCCAAATGGATGAAACAGGCGTTGTACTTGTGTCGAATCCTAAGAGTAATGGAGCCTATCATCGCAGATGGCTAAATATGATGTATTCTCGGTTGCAATTGGCGCGAGAGTTATTAACAAAGGATGGTGTGATATTCATTAGTATTGACGATAATGAATTGGCAAATTTAAAGTTGTTGTGTGATGAAATTTTTGGAGAAGCAAATTTGTGCGGGCAATGGAATTGGTTTAAGTCTGCTACGCCACCAAATTTGTCAAAAAAAATTAAAAAGAATGTAGAATATATTCTTGCATACCATGCTGGCGAAAATGACGAGGTTTTTTCAGGTGTAAAAAAGACTAGTTCAAGCAATGATCCTATAACAAAGCCTCAAAATACAATTAAACAACTGTCCTTTAAATCAGGAGTTCTTCACACAAAATTACCTGACGGCATTTATAAAAAAGGTACTTATGGAACTGACAAATTCCCTAACACTTTGCTTAACGATTTAATTGTGAAAAATGGTGTTAACCAAAACGACGTAACATTCTCAAACAAATTCATCTGGGTGCAAGAAAAACTTGATGAGGAAATTGAAAATGGAACATACATTGAATTGTCAAAATCGCTAGTAATTTCATATAAAAAAGCTGATTATCGACCAGAGGTCCCTCCAAACTTTATCGATGATACAGTGTCTGTAGATACAACAGAAAATGCAGGAACAATGTTGACAAATTTATTTGGTGGGTCAAAAGTTTTTGACTATCCAAAACCGATTTCATTGATTGCATATTTGACAAATTTCTTTATCAAATCAAATGAAAACGCTATAATCGTTGATTTCTTTTCTGGATCTGCAACGGCGGCTCATGCTATCATGCAATTGAATGCAGATGATTTGGGCAATCGAAAGTTTATAATGGTGCAATTGCCAGTAGAACTTAGTAATCTGGATGACACAGAGAATGAAGCCATTAAATTCCTTAACACCATTAAGAAACCACCTACAATCTGTGAAATAGGTAAGGAACGCATCCGTCGCGCAGGCAAGAAAATTCTAGAAGAACATCCTGAACTTAAAGGGAAAATAGATGTAGGCTTTAAGGTTTATCGAGAAGCTAAATCAAATCTAGAACCATATAAACCTGTAAAAAACGATTCTAAAAACTCTTTAAATGATTTGTTTCAGGAATTAGAAAAACAAGTAACACCTCTCCGCAAAGGCTGGACGAAGGAAGGCCTTCTTACAGAAATAATGCTACGTCAAGGTTTTGCTCTAGATTCTATAAAAGAATCTTTGAAATCGCTCAAAAAAAATGATGTCATATGCATAAAAGATGATCGTTTTGAAGGACGATTAATCGTCTGCCTTGATGATAAGATTCATAAAGACACCATTCTCTCGTTGCAATTAGGAGATGATGATCTTTTTGTTTGCCTAGATTCTGCAATAGATGATGAAAATTACTGTCAACTGTCTGATAAGGGAAGGATTGCGACGATATGA